A region of Heteronotia binoei isolate CCM8104 ecotype False Entrance Well chromosome 2, APGP_CSIRO_Hbin_v1, whole genome shotgun sequence DNA encodes the following proteins:
- the KLHDC8A gene encoding kelch domain-containing protein 8A → MEVPSVKDFQWKTLAPLPSPRVYCSLVEAGGQIFAIGGCDDNGTPMDCFEVYSPEANQWNSLPPMPTARAGVAVATLGKRIMVIGGVGANQMPLKIVEMYNIDEGKWKKRNSLRESSMGISVSVKDYRIYAAGGMGVDLHPHNYMQHYDMLKDIWVSLANMPTPRYAATSFLRGTKIYVLGGRQSKYAVNAFEVFDTETRSWTKFPSIPSKRAFSSFVCTEDNIFSIGGLRQGRLYRQPKFMKNVDVFDIEQGGWMKIERSSFLKKRRADFIAGYLKGRIIVAGGLGNQPNVLESAEAFHPGKNKWESLPPMPTPRCACSNIVVKNCLLAVGGVNQGLSDAVEALYVSDS, encoded by the exons ATGGAAGTGCCAAGTGTCAAAGACTTCCAGTGGAAAACTCTGGCTCCTTTGCCCAGCCCAAGGGTTTATTGCTCCCTTGTGGAGGCTGGTGGGCAAATCTTCGCTATTGGGGGTTGTGATGACAATGGAACTCCCATGGACTGTTTTGAGGTCTACTCTCCTGAAGCTAACCAGTGGAATTCTCTTCCCCCAATGCCTACAGCCAGGGCTGGAGTTGCTGTAGCTACCCTAGGCAAGAGGATAATGGTGATCGGAGGAGTTGGAGCTAACCAGATGCCCTTGAAGATTGTGGAAATGTACAACATAGATGAGGGCAAGTGGAAGAAGAGGAACTCCTTGCGGGAATCCTCTATGGGGATCTCTGTGTCTGTAAAAG ACTACAGGATCTATGCAGCAGGTGGAATGGGAGTTGATCTGCACCCTCATAATTACATGCAGCATTATGACATGCTGAAGGACATTTGGGTGTCACTGGCAAACATGCCCACACCCAGGTATGCTGCCACCTCCTTCTTGCGGGGCACAAAGATCTATGTGCTAG GTGGAAGGCAATCCAAATATGCTGTGAATGCCTTTGAAGTCTTTGACACTGAGACTAGATCATGGACCAAATTTCCCAGCATCCCTAGCAAAAGGGCTTTTTCAAGCTTTGTGTGCACAGAGGACAACATCTTCAGCATTGGGGGACTGCGACAGGGCCGGTTATACCGTCAACCCAAATTTATGAAGAATGTAGATGTGTTTGACATTGAGCAAG GGGGCTGGATGAAGATTGAACGGTCTTCCTTCCTGAAGAAGCGACGAGCAGATTTCATAGCTGGTTACTTGAAAGGAAGAATCATTGTAGCTGGAGGACTAG gAAATCAGCCAAATGTTCTGGAgtcagctgaggcttttcacccTGGCAAGAACAAGTGGGAGAGCCTGCCACCTATGCCCACCCCACGGTGTGCCTGCTCTAACATTGTGGTAAAAAACTGCCTTCTGGCTGTAGGTGGAGTGAATCAGGGCCTGAGCGATGCTGTGGAAGCACTCTATGTGTCTGACTCCTAG